GACAGGCCCATCTCCAGCGCCCGCAGCTGTTCCAGCTTCTCGCGCTTCTCCAGAGGCGAGGGCGGGGCGGTGCAGAACCGCTTCAGGGCTTCGCGGCGATAGCCGTAGACGCCGATGTGGCGCCACACGGGCGCGTCTCCGTACAGGGTCGAGCGGGTGAAATAGAGCGCCCGCCCGTGGCGGTGACCCTCTTCGAGAGCCAGCACAGCCTTGACCACATCGACGTTGGTCCGGTCCGACGGCTCGCTTTCGGGCGCGACCAGGGTGGCGATGTCGCAGGAGGGCTCGCCGTGCAGCAGGGCCGCGCAGGCCGTGGCGATGCCCGGATCGGCGAAGGGCATGTCGCCCTGCAGATTGATGACCGCGTCATACTCGCCGTCGGGATCCAGCGTCTCCAGCGCCGCCAGCACGCGGTCGGACCCGCTGGGCAGGTCCGGGTCGGTCAGGACCGCGCGCCCGCCCACGGCCTCGATGGCGGCGACGATCTCGGGATCCCCGGCGGCCACCGCCACCGGCAGGCCGGAATCCATCGCCCGCTCCCAGGCCCGCACGATCATCGACCGGCCGCCGATGTCGGCCAGGGGCTTGCCGGGCAGGCGCGTGGCGGCCATCCGGGTGGGGATCAGGATCAGAGGCGTCATCGATGCGTTTCCTGGCTGCGACTTACCGACACCCGCGAACAGGGGCCGGGCCGGTTGCGAAGGCG
This DNA window, taken from Brevundimonas subvibrioides ATCC 15264, encodes the following:
- a CDS encoding 3-deoxy-manno-octulosonate cytidylyltransferase; translated protein: MTPLILIPTRMAATRLPGKPLADIGGRSMIVRAWERAMDSGLPVAVAAGDPEIVAAIEAVGGRAVLTDPDLPSGSDRVLAALETLDPDGEYDAVINLQGDMPFADPGIATACAALLHGEPSCDIATLVAPESEPSDRTNVDVVKAVLALEEGHRHGRALYFTRSTLYGDAPVWRHIGVYGYRREALKRFCTAPPSPLEKREKLEQLRALEMGLSIWAAVIAEAPISVDNPADLQAARALAATAG